In Mycoplasma sp. Mirounga ES2805-ORL, a single window of DNA contains:
- a CDS encoding MSC_0619 family F1-like ATPase alpha subunit: MKEQEQIKVSAVFDYIIQVKGKYNYKQRQIFTLKNNKEVRLFLIQASENYAYLLSNTQDNVVNVNDEILECDNEDSVTTYNDFFGKIINIKNEIIFPIESKNNKLSNPIQHKFPTFGIAHNLMLVKRLNEQLHTGIISIDLLVPIGKGQRELIIGDRQTGKTHIALNTIINQAKNNVKCIYVAIGQKKETITTVYKNLEAYDVLKNTIIIDAPATSVYEQYLAPYIAMAHAENLSVDNDVLIVFDDLTKHANIIREIALLTDKPVGKEAMPGDLFFSHSSLLERAGSFVDRKTITALPILQTIDGDITSLIASNIISITDGQIVTSADLFASGKLPAINLDLSVSRTGSSVQTRNVTKIAGEVGKIYKKYKKHLKLAMLDYNFNDETSNLLYKGKMIEKLFNQKGFALYSHSFMMFMIKLISWNILKNVNDEGKAIKFLDTLINTNEDAKEIFKVLEEGKEHDDKMVKNYFLFALKQYSNFNNLDWNIDNQYEFIPFPEEYLLWISKKLGDK, translated from the coding sequence ATGAAAGAACAAGAACAAATTAAAGTTTCTGCTGTATTTGACTATATAATACAAGTAAAGGGAAAATACAACTATAAACAAAGGCAAATTTTTACTTTAAAAAATAATAAAGAAGTTAGGTTATTTTTAATTCAGGCTTCAGAAAATTATGCTTACTTATTATCAAACACACAAGATAATGTAGTTAATGTTAATGATGAAATTCTTGAGTGTGATAATGAAGATTCAGTGACAACATATAATGATTTCTTCGGAAAAATAATTAATATTAAAAATGAAATAATTTTTCCTATTGAAAGTAAAAATAATAAATTATCTAATCCTATTCAACACAAGTTTCCAACATTTGGCATAGCACATAATTTAATGCTGGTTAAAAGGTTAAATGAACAATTACACACAGGAATTATTTCAATTGATTTATTGGTACCTATTGGCAAAGGTCAAAGAGAGTTAATTATAGGCGATCGTCAAACTGGAAAAACTCATATTGCTTTAAATACAATTATTAATCAAGCTAAAAATAATGTTAAATGTATTTATGTTGCAATTGGACAAAAAAAAGAAACAATTACAACTGTTTATAAAAACTTAGAAGCTTATGATGTTTTAAAAAACACAATTATTATTGATGCTCCAGCAACAAGCGTGTATGAACAATATCTTGCGCCATATATTGCGATGGCCCATGCCGAAAATTTATCAGTTGATAATGATGTGCTTATTGTATTTGATGATTTAACAAAGCATGCAAACATAATAAGAGAAATTGCGTTGTTAACTGATAAGCCTGTTGGTAAAGAAGCTATGCCTGGTGATTTATTCTTCTCGCACTCGTCTTTACTTGAAAGAGCAGGTTCATTTGTTGATAGAAAAACAATAACTGCACTCCCTATCTTACAAACTATAGATGGCGATATAACATCTTTAATAGCATCAAATATTATTTCTATCACCGATGGCCAAATTGTAACAAGTGCTGACTTATTTGCATCCGGAAAACTACCAGCTATTAATTTGGACTTATCTGTTTCAAGAACTGGATCAAGTGTCCAAACTAGAAACGTAACTAAGATAGCTGGTGAAGTTGGTAAGATTTATAAAAAATACAAGAAGCATTTAAAACTAGCTATGTTAGATTACAACTTTAACGATGAAACCTCAAATCTTTTATATAAAGGTAAAATGATTGAAAAGCTATTTAATCAAAAAGGTTTTGCTTTATATTCACACTCTTTTATGATGTTTATGATTAAATTAATTTCTTGAAATATTTTAAAAAATGTTAATGACGAGGGAAAGGCTATTAAATTTTTAGATACGCTAATTAACACTAACGAAGATGCAAAGGAAATATTTAAAGTTCTTGAAGAAGGAAAAGAGCATGACGATAAAATGGTAAAAAACTACTTTTTATTTGCATTAAAACAATATTCAAACTTTAATAATTTAGATTGAAATATTGATAATCAATATGAATTCATCCCCTTTCCTGAAGAATATTTATTATGAATTTCAAAAAAATTAGGAGATAAATAA
- a CDS encoding MSC_0618 family F1-like ATPase beta subunit, with protein MKPKITQIWSDIVEIRFSKNDLPKLNSILTLHNGKTFLLVKRIVDEQNVKAITIYSSKNISLDDDVVDTKKTFMVPVGKNSKNNIYNFWGAPLLTNRNTKPKYVEMNSLIKQTRIQNIKPKIIETGIKAIDFFIPIIKGYKLGIFGGAGVGKTVLMKEIIFNVNKQNKETSNIFIGSGERSREAIELFDELESSNLMNNSIMYISKMNESPGARSSIVPIGVTAAEYLRDVEKEDVLLFIDNIYRFIQAENEVSASLGKKPSIGGYQSTLESDVAKVQERLFENENGSITSFETIFLPMDDLSDPSAVAVFNHLDGKLVLSREQTSKNIFPAFEPLASSSNSVDEKIIGKKHFNAILEAKRILKAYKDLEDVILILGFDELDDENKIIVKKALQLENFFTQNFFMTENFTKSPGQYVTLNDTVESVVRILDGKYINQSPDIFSYVGSNLNIPTDEELGLNNK; from the coding sequence ATGAAACCAAAAATTACACAAATTTGATCAGATATTGTTGAAATAAGATTTTCTAAGAACGATTTGCCTAAATTGAATAGCATCTTAACTTTACATAATGGAAAAACTTTTTTACTTGTTAAAAGAATAGTTGACGAACAAAACGTTAAAGCAATAACAATTTATAGCAGTAAAAATATTTCTTTGGACGACGATGTTGTTGACACAAAGAAGACCTTTATGGTTCCTGTTGGAAAAAATTCAAAAAACAATATTTATAATTTCTGAGGCGCTCCTTTATTAACTAATAGAAACACAAAACCTAAATACGTTGAAATGAATTCCTTAATAAAACAAACTAGAATTCAAAATATAAAACCCAAGATAATTGAAACAGGTATAAAAGCTATTGATTTTTTTATTCCTATAATAAAAGGATACAAATTAGGTATATTCGGTGGAGCCGGTGTTGGTAAAACGGTTTTAATGAAGGAAATAATATTTAATGTTAATAAGCAAAATAAGGAAACATCTAATATATTTATAGGTTCAGGGGAGCGTTCACGTGAAGCTATTGAGCTATTTGATGAATTAGAGTCTTCTAATTTAATGAATAATTCAATAATGTATATTTCTAAAATGAACGAATCTCCAGGTGCTAGATCATCTATAGTTCCTATTGGTGTTACTGCAGCGGAATATTTACGTGATGTTGAAAAAGAAGATGTTCTTTTGTTTATTGATAATATTTATAGATTCATTCAAGCGGAAAATGAGGTTAGTGCTTCATTAGGGAAGAAGCCTTCAATTGGCGGTTACCAATCAACCCTTGAAAGCGATGTTGCAAAAGTTCAAGAAAGATTATTTGAAAATGAGAATGGTTCAATAACGTCTTTTGAGACTATATTTTTACCAATGGACGACTTAAGTGATCCTTCAGCTGTAGCTGTATTTAACCATTTAGACGGCAAATTAGTTCTCTCTAGAGAACAAACGTCAAAAAATATTTTTCCAGCGTTTGAACCTCTAGCTAGTTCATCTAATTCTGTTGATGAAAAAATTATTGGTAAAAAACATTTTAATGCTATTTTAGAAGCTAAAAGAATTTTGAAAGCTTATAAAGATTTAGAGGATGTAATTTTGATTTTAGGTTTTGATGAATTAGATGATGAAAATAAGATAATTGTTAAAAAAGCCCTACAATTAGAAAACTTTTTTACACAAAACTTTTTTATGACTGAAAATTTCACTAAATCTCCAGGACAATATGTTACATTGAATGATACCGTTGAGAGTGTAGTAAGAATTTTAGATGGTAAATATATTAATCAAAGTCCAGATATTTTTTCATATGTTGGTTCAAACTTAAATATACCGACTGACGAAGAACTAGGCTTAAATAATAAGTAA
- a CDS encoding OppA family ABC transporter substrate-binding lipoprotein encodes MKFKKKLYLLPISILPAVGFSMTAVSCFNSNKKDDEIQSKLFDEILKDKFNIEKEKNNGYAVNKFSTLNDTLAKNHIYKIGMASEFKQNAYMADLSASYGNYLNKVEDNTIGVIVRKENLFRPIIEDNFDKTTGERTKSIKRPSVWRYKLELGAKVIITLKDGTVKTYDNDSIDIFPEPENVSENTYNFVSYQGWSNNATSINNKQFIKDLKNATKLQLTVKKDVKWQKVEGDKVVQTDYTVSVNDFYTSWLRTKNLSREVRKDLLEKSFKKGATDKAILDNLKKFVGEGFVKTFEPGEEPENIADPGAAPVKPSDPNQLDQYNKDYKKWAENKAKFENHKKWVSKKELHDTLVKVFGNSETEALAAFTPKKDKIVSLVADNIIVKQLDEKMQAINDDTHYFNDEKHYPNSYLYEFQDIDLDKTYNKDELITKVNGEEALTFNKLSSATTGQFDIFFDNLASSYDWVAAPDEFIKAKIGNEQIHSSANKNDEVANVKKTLKLIKEVDKDNELLTSGIYWYGVNYQDTLYVGHYVYLGYETSAQEEVWVKNTNYVDKDFANSKYNVNTIVRYWKNQMDNSQFQNAAWKKYKNGEISIVQFSGMSRTDKNELETKSSTYGKQFTQVLNTNELTANMGWNIIPGKTDSPVYNKVASHLLFGTPNADNGNISSEDSYVKLLSGTSVSFKSLLNAAINWEFIANKTSSNQSKTWINELAKDGTIGGSDQLTNPKKTPNEYYQELNVIKAYKEDGTLLLQITQEENEQYLKLENDERKKIKSAKHKELSEYVTALLDKFYKENGYADTEKVEFSYPWRYMNWPDPSWKEIFEELPQVINSLDKKNRISVKFIIYDKPSDKNLWVNALSREAAVTKFKGWAYDVNNIASGIDGIASTGFNKALLLIAGSEKLRNQLKAGFPEIVKLAEEFKTYLKEKSITLGVPLDKICKLTTNELSKYNDNSSSHIWNDSTHKLEETSTPQVDWGALRPKFLYWYAQKTPNDQLIELVNEIINFVGPVVDGKRSILKDNFQVTVVNPYILKPSIGSNSLDWISDMNFIYNPEK; translated from the coding sequence ATGAAATTTAAAAAGAAATTATATCTTTTACCTATTTCGATTCTGCCAGCTGTTGGTTTTTCAATGACAGCAGTTTCATGTTTTAATAGCAATAAAAAAGATGATGAAATACAATCTAAATTATTTGATGAAATACTAAAAGATAAATTTAATATTGAAAAAGAAAAAAATAATGGTTATGCTGTTAATAAATTTTCAACATTAAACGATACTTTAGCTAAAAATCACATCTATAAAATAGGTATGGCTTCAGAGTTTAAACAAAATGCATATATGGCAGACCTGTCTGCAAGTTATGGTAACTATTTAAATAAGGTTGAAGATAACACGATTGGTGTTATTGTTCGTAAGGAAAACTTATTTAGACCTATTATTGAAGACAACTTCGATAAAACAACTGGTGAAAGAACTAAAAGTATTAAAAGACCATCTGTATGAAGATATAAATTAGAATTAGGCGCTAAAGTAATTATTACATTGAAGGACGGCACTGTAAAAACATATGATAATGACTCAATCGATATTTTTCCAGAACCTGAAAATGTATCAGAAAATACATATAATTTTGTTTCATACCAAGGCTGATCAAATAATGCAACAAGTATTAACAATAAGCAATTTATAAAAGATTTAAAAAACGCAACAAAGCTACAATTAACCGTTAAAAAAGATGTTAAATGACAAAAAGTTGAAGGTGATAAGGTAGTTCAAACCGATTATACTGTTAGTGTAAATGATTTTTACACATCATGATTAAGAACAAAGAACCTTTCTAGAGAAGTAAGAAAAGACTTATTAGAAAAAAGTTTTAAAAAAGGTGCTACTGATAAGGCTATCTTAGATAATCTTAAGAAATTTGTTGGCGAAGGATTTGTTAAAACATTTGAACCTGGTGAAGAACCGGAAAATATTGCCGACCCTGGTGCAGCACCTGTAAAACCTTCAGACCCAAATCAACTTGATCAATATAATAAAGATTATAAAAAATGAGCAGAAAATAAAGCTAAATTTGAAAATCACAAAAAATGAGTTAGCAAAAAAGAATTGCATGATACTTTAGTTAAAGTTTTTGGCAATTCCGAAACAGAAGCATTAGCAGCATTTACACCTAAGAAGGACAAAATCGTTTCATTAGTTGCTGACAACATCATTGTTAAACAATTAGATGAAAAAATGCAAGCAATAAATGACGATACTCACTATTTTAATGATGAAAAACATTATCCAAATAGCTATCTATATGAATTTCAAGATATAGATTTAGACAAAACTTATAATAAAGATGAATTAATCACAAAAGTAAATGGTGAAGAAGCTTTAACATTTAATAAATTGAGTTCAGCAACAACAGGACAATTTGATATTTTCTTTGACAATCTAGCCTCTTCATATGATTGAGTTGCTGCTCCTGATGAATTTATTAAAGCTAAAATAGGTAATGAACAAATTCACTCATCAGCAAATAAAAATGATGAAGTTGCCAACGTTAAGAAGACACTTAAATTAATTAAAGAAGTTGATAAAGATAATGAATTATTGACATCAGGTATCTACTGATATGGTGTTAACTATCAAGATACACTTTATGTTGGTCACTATGTATATTTAGGATATGAAACAAGTGCACAAGAGGAAGTTTGAGTAAAAAACACAAATTATGTTGATAAAGATTTTGCTAATAGTAAATACAATGTAAATACAATTGTAAGATACTGAAAAAACCAAATGGACAACTCGCAATTCCAAAACGCAGCATGAAAGAAATATAAAAATGGTGAAATTTCTATTGTTCAATTTTCAGGAATGTCAAGAACAGATAAAAACGAATTGGAAACTAAATCAAGTACATATGGAAAACAATTTACACAAGTTTTAAATACTAATGAATTAACTGCAAACATGGGTTGAAACATTATACCTGGTAAGACCGATTCGCCTGTATATAACAAAGTTGCATCACACTTATTATTTGGAACTCCAAATGCTGATAATGGAAATATTTCATCAGAAGATTCATACGTTAAATTGTTATCAGGAACTTCAGTTTCATTTAAATCATTATTAAATGCCGCTATAAATTGAGAATTTATCGCAAACAAAACATCAAGTAACCAATCAAAAACTTGAATTAATGAATTAGCTAAAGATGGAACAATTGGTGGATCAGATCAATTAACAAATCCAAAGAAAACACCAAACGAATACTATCAAGAACTAAATGTAATTAAAGCTTACAAGGAAGATGGAACTTTATTATTGCAAATTACTCAAGAAGAGAATGAACAATATCTAAAATTAGAAAATGATGAAAGAAAGAAAATTAAGTCAGCTAAACATAAAGAATTAAGCGAATATGTTACAGCTTTACTAGATAAATTCTATAAAGAAAATGGATATGCAGATACTGAAAAAGTAGAATTTTCATACCCATGAAGATATATGAACTGACCAGATCCATCATGAAAAGAAATATTTGAAGAATTACCTCAAGTTATTAATTCACTAGACAAGAAAAACAGAATAAGTGTTAAATTTATCATTTATGATAAACCATCAGACAAAAATTTATGAGTTAATGCTTTATCTCGTGAAGCAGCGGTAACTAAATTTAAAGGTTGAGCATACGATGTTAATAATATAGCAAGTGGTATTGACGGTATAGCATCAACTGGATTTAATAAAGCGTTATTATTAATTGCCGGAAGTGAAAAACTAAGAAACCAATTAAAAGCTGGATTCCCAGAAATTGTTAAGCTAGCTGAAGAATTTAAAACATACTTAAAAGAAAAATCAATCACATTAGGTGTTCCTTTAGACAAAATTTGCAAACTAACTACAAATGAATTATCAAAATACAACGATAACTCCTCATCACACATTTGAAATGATTCAACACATAAACTTGAAGAAACATCTACACCTCAAGTTGATTGAGGAGCATTAAGACCCAAATTCCTATACTGATATGCACAAAAAACACCAAATGATCAATTGATAGAATTAGTTAATGAAATAATTAACTTTGTCGGACCAGTTGTTGATGGAAAAAGATCAATTCTAAAAGATAACTTCCAAGTAACAGTAGTTAATCCATATATACTAAAGCCTTCAATTGGTTCAAATTCATTAGATTGAATTTCAGATATGAACTTTATCTATAACCCAGAAAAATAA
- a CDS encoding ABC transporter permease — protein MTKYILKRFLLALLTILVVLIFSYSLMAAFITNPYFSDYQKELAENKGNISKISPILVENFNRWNDTSVFQKLLVYLKNFFNGDFGQVYGTYDTVPGYSKGEPIPNLFFGPLRFSIIVSLPSFVISAIFGVLLGIFAGYKHGKMTDSVINIFVFIFIAVPSFILAPYMIKLFGMLNFPETYVNANEKGADQLLEIKSLIPAIFTMIVSQLAVYTLYTRNQVVTVLTSNYVLIAKTKGLSKMSIFWKYVFRNISIPLAAIIIPSYIFLLSGSIIIERFWRIPGSSNIIMQAFPNGDINVVMFNIFFFTSLSVGTEIIVDLSYVLIDPRIRFSSSSGINLLDIIKAYFARKREVKTIIQNQNINNNAEYVKEGGN, from the coding sequence ATGACTAAATATATATTAAAAAGATTTTTACTAGCGTTACTAACAATACTTGTAGTTTTAATATTTTCATATTCCTTAATGGCAGCTTTTATAACTAATCCATATTTTTCAGATTATCAAAAAGAGCTAGCAGAAAATAAAGGTAATATATCTAAAATATCTCCTATATTAGTTGAAAATTTTAATAGGTGAAATGACACAAGTGTTTTTCAAAAATTACTAGTATATTTAAAAAACTTTTTCAACGGGGATTTTGGGCAGGTTTACGGAACTTATGATACAGTTCCCGGATATTCAAAAGGTGAACCAATTCCTAACCTATTTTTCGGACCATTAAGATTTTCAATCATAGTTTCCCTTCCATCCTTTGTAATATCGGCTATTTTTGGAGTATTGCTCGGAATATTTGCTGGATATAAACATGGGAAAATGACCGACTCCGTAATAAATATTTTTGTTTTCATATTTATTGCAGTTCCTTCATTTATATTAGCCCCATATATGATTAAGTTATTTGGAATGTTAAATTTCCCAGAAACATATGTAAATGCTAATGAAAAAGGGGCAGATCAATTATTAGAAATTAAATCATTGATCCCCGCAATTTTCACAATGATTGTAAGTCAATTAGCAGTTTATACACTTTATACACGTAACCAAGTTGTTACAGTTTTAACTTCAAACTATGTTCTTATTGCAAAAACAAAAGGTCTTTCTAAAATGTCAATTTTTTGAAAGTATGTTTTTAGAAATATTTCAATACCTCTTGCTGCAATAATAATTCCATCATATATTTTCTTGCTTAGTGGAAGTATTATAATAGAACGTTTTTGAAGAATACCAGGTAGTTCGAACATAATTATGCAGGCCTTTCCAAATGGCGATATTAATGTAGTTATGTTTAATATCTTCTTCTTTACTTCTTTATCTGTCGGCACTGAAATAATTGTTGATTTATCTTATGTGTTAATTGATCCTAGAATTAGATTTTCATCTTCATCAGGAATTAATTTATTAGACATTATAAAAGCTTATTTCGCAAGAAAGAGAGAAGTCAAAACAATTATTCAAAATCAAAATATAAATAATAATGCCGAATATGTAAAGGAAGGAGGTAATTAA
- a CDS encoding ABC transporter permease: MSRNDSISNTKLSKEMHEMLVFSKRENHSNNIAGKPKVLVLEIFKRFITNPVVIISFIIFVLILLTAIIVKSTSPYPSVGAFDSNLPEGEGFSEKEFIPPLFNKWTETSDTNQIKNIIQMKNGKYKEYLAQFANYEFLNSNGTLIRFNYYDYFNGNIIFTKLRKAEAEHITIDQALVDSYIAALPTLKTYFGTNGQGVDVWTASWVGTFESIKLALIVATIEAFIGISIGSYLGFHAGKRIDTIMMRVIEIFQAPPSIIWLLMFVSLWGTSNNVLILGLLFSGWTWPIGTSRMFIITVKDEEYIVAAKSIGASTFRQVFLHALPAIIGKLVMNFVRRIPSIILSVASLAFLGFFETTTTANLGSFIFKNLDSSDKNIWQLLLPTTILLGISLSLQFVAIGLHDALDPRVIKGKN; the protein is encoded by the coding sequence ATGAGCCGAAATGATAGCATTTCAAATACAAAACTTTCAAAGGAAATGCATGAGATGCTTGTTTTCTCAAAAAGAGAAAACCACTCAAATAATATAGCAGGTAAACCAAAAGTTTTAGTCCTTGAAATTTTTAAACGTTTCATAACAAACCCTGTTGTAATTATTAGTTTTATAATTTTTGTATTAATTCTATTAACAGCTATTATTGTAAAATCAACTTCTCCTTACCCATCTGTGGGAGCTTTCGATTCTAATTTACCTGAAGGTGAAGGATTTAGTGAAAAAGAATTTATACCTCCTTTATTTAATAAGTGAACTGAAACATCTGACACTAATCAAATTAAAAATATTATTCAGATGAAAAATGGTAAATATAAGGAATATCTAGCTCAATTTGCAAATTATGAATTTTTAAATTCCAATGGTACATTGATTAGATTTAATTACTATGACTATTTCAATGGAAATATTATTTTTACAAAATTAAGAAAAGCTGAAGCAGAACACATCACTATTGATCAAGCTTTAGTTGATAGTTATATTGCTGCATTACCAACATTAAAAACATATTTCGGTACAAATGGTCAGGGTGTTGATGTTTGAACCGCGTCATGAGTTGGTACATTTGAATCTATTAAGCTAGCCTTAATAGTTGCTACTATTGAAGCATTCATTGGTATTTCTATAGGTTCATATTTAGGTTTTCATGCCGGTAAAAGAATAGATACTATTATGATGCGTGTGATTGAAATATTCCAAGCACCACCATCGATTATTTGATTATTAATGTTTGTTTCGCTTTGAGGAACATCAAATAATGTTCTTATATTAGGTTTGTTATTCTCTGGATGAACATGACCAATTGGTACATCTCGTATGTTTATAATTACGGTAAAAGATGAAGAATATATTGTTGCTGCTAAAAGTATTGGTGCTTCAACATTTAGACAAGTATTTTTACATGCGTTGCCTGCAATTATAGGCAAATTAGTAATGAACTTTGTTCGTCGTATACCTTCAATAATTCTTTCTGTAGCTTCATTAGCCTTTCTTGGATTTTTTGAAACAACTACAACAGCGAACTTAGGAAGTTTTATCTTTAAAAACTTAGATTCATCAGATAAAAATATTTGACAACTACTACTTCCAACAACAATTCTTTTAGGCATTTCACTATCGCTTCAATTCGTTGCTATTGGATTACACGATGCTCTAGATCCTAGGGTTATTAAAGGTAAGAATTAG
- a CDS encoding ABC transporter ATP-binding protein — protein MSIDKDKNDDVLLEVRNLKVDFKINSKKTIRVIRGLDLEVMRSQIVGLVGESGSGKSVTSKSLINVNENAITNSDKMVIDGLDLTNMKKDKLWQNVRGQYIGYIPQDPLTSLNPTRKIKNQLLDALNLNKTWKAKSKSEKDEYLIGLLKQFGIRDAENVYNRYPHTLSGGMKQRVVITMVVALNPKLIIADEPTTALDPTVQASVLALFEQIRQKMNISIILISHNISVVAKFCDYIYVMYAGRIVERGTRKAIFTDPRHPYTWALIQAIPENSQERLYSIKGMPPDMNNLPLGDPFAPRNEYALELDFYKEPPLIQVEDTHYAATWLLHPDAPKVERPKELMTRINSFKEVFNDE, from the coding sequence ATGAGTATAGACAAAGATAAAAATGATGATGTTCTATTAGAGGTTAGAAACTTAAAAGTTGATTTCAAAATAAATAGTAAAAAGACTATTAGAGTTATTCGTGGTTTGGATTTAGAAGTTATGCGCAGTCAAATTGTTGGTTTAGTTGGAGAATCTGGTTCAGGAAAATCAGTTACTTCTAAGTCATTAATTAACGTTAATGAGAATGCAATTACAAATTCTGATAAGATGGTGATTGACGGCTTAGATTTAACAAATATGAAAAAGGATAAGTTATGACAAAACGTTAGAGGTCAATACATAGGTTATATACCTCAAGATCCTCTAACTTCATTAAATCCAACTAGAAAAATTAAAAATCAATTATTAGATGCACTAAATTTAAATAAAACATGAAAAGCAAAATCTAAATCAGAAAAAGACGAATATCTAATAGGTTTATTAAAACAATTCGGAATAAGGGATGCTGAAAATGTTTATAATCGTTACCCTCATACCCTTAGTGGTGGTATGAAACAACGTGTTGTTATAACTATGGTTGTTGCGCTAAATCCTAAATTAATAATAGCCGATGAACCTACAACAGCTCTAGACCCAACTGTTCAAGCGAGTGTTTTAGCTCTATTTGAACAAATTCGTCAAAAGATGAATATTTCAATTATTTTAATTAGTCATAATATCAGTGTTGTTGCTAAATTCTGTGATTACATTTATGTTATGTATGCAGGGAGAATAGTTGAAAGAGGAACTAGAAAAGCAATTTTCACAGACCCACGTCATCCATATACATGAGCTTTAATTCAAGCTATACCTGAAAATAGTCAAGAGAGACTTTATTCTATTAAAGGAATGCCACCTGATATGAATAACTTACCATTAGGAGACCCTTTTGCACCACGTAATGAGTATGCCTTGGAACTTGATTTTTATAAAGAACCACCGCTTATTCAAGTAGAAGATACGCATTATGCTGCAACATGATTATTGCATCCAGATGCTCCTAAAGTAGAGAGACCAAAAGAATTAATGACTAGAATCAACAGTTTTAAGGAAGTTTTTAATGATGAATAG